A single window of Malus sylvestris chromosome 5, drMalSylv7.2, whole genome shotgun sequence DNA harbors:
- the LOC126621596 gene encoding stigma-specific STIG1-like protein 1: protein MKAFKVFLLLAMLMALAITLSATPDQEESFLDEDNNDTDDATKSMQSEKTTSLIGRSRFLASRAAVPTCDKYPRVCRATGSAGRDCCKKKCVDTNTDRVNCGKCGKKCKYGETCCKGKCVNPRSDKKNCGSCNNKCKKGSSCVYGMCSYA, encoded by the coding sequence ATGAAAGCCTTCAAGGTTTTTCTTCTGCTTGCCATGCTAATGGCTTTAGCCATTACTCTCTCCGCAACACCGGACCAAGAAGAATCGTTCTTGGACGAGGATAATAATGATACAGATGATGCAACCAAAAGCATGCAGTCAGAAAAAACTACTTCTCTTATCGGAAGAAGCCGCTTCCTTGCCTCTCGGGCCGCTGTGCCCACATGCGACAAATACCCTAGAGTTTGTCGGGCGACGGGCAGCGCAGGGCGAGATTGCTGCAAGAAGAAATGCGTGGATACGAACACAGACAGAGTAAACTGTGGCAAGTGCGGGAAGAAATGCAAGTACGGGGAGACATGCTGCAAAGGCAAGTGTGTGAACCCTAGGTCTGACAAGAAAAATTGTGGGAGCTGCAACAACAAGTGCAAGAAAGGCAGTTCATGTGTCTATGGGATGTGCAGCTACGCATGA